In Phaseolus vulgaris cultivar G19833 chromosome 3, P. vulgaris v2.0, whole genome shotgun sequence, the sequence CACTTCAATAATTATTATCACTGAAAGCTGTATTCAGAAATCATATTTGAGACGCAAAAGTAACTGAATCTGACAACCCCAGCTCAAACAAAAAGGAAGAGAGAGGTTAGGAACAGAAAAAGAGAAGATCCATCATTTGAGATTAAGGAAACAGTAATGCTTACCCCCAACTGACATCCCAGAATTCATTTGCTGTTCAGAAGGAACGGAGACTGGAAGTCCCGGCAGTTGCAGTTGATGATCTAAACCACTACCATAATCAATTGACTCAACACGAAGTTCATTTTCAGATGCAATAGACCTGTTATTTTGGTTGCCATTCACAAGTGATTTGCCATCATAATCCACAACCTGTTCCCAGTTTTCGTATGCTTTCTTCACCAACGAATCTACATAAACCTGGATTTGCAATAGCATTTTAAAGATACTATTTGTGCTAAGCTAAGTATTCGTCTGTTTGCAAGTGTAAGGGAAAAACATACAGAGTGTTGCAGCATCAATTAAATTAATACATCCAAGTATGCCAGCAATATAAGGGTATGCTCAACTTTTGAAGGACAACTATCGTACATAATTACAAAATCTCATCAAACCTAAAAGTAATAACCTTCCGGCTATTAATATCAGTGGAAGAAACACATGACGCAGACTAACCTTCTGGGTATCAGTGAGAGAATCCGCAGAAAAGAATTGTTCTCCTGATATAAGGCCACGCAGCTCATAGATGTTGTTAAAAATAACACCAACATTTCTTGCATCTTCTGGATAATAAACATAGAGCTTCCCACTTAGAACACATGTTTTTGCATGCTCTAAAAGAGCCTCCCACATCTTGTTTGACATACCACTCCCAAGGATCTACAGTTGAATGATATAAGAAAACCACAAAAAGACCTTAAAGATTAAGACGAAAAACACAAACTTACATTCCGCAATTTCTGTTGATTTTTAACCACGAGCCGAAGAAAGTCTTCAACTGAGACTATTCCTGCAATATTCAGCTTCTTGTGAAATGATCCATCCTTGCCTATCTTCTCCAATCTCCACACTTCATCAGTCAATGCAGGAGGGTAGTGCTTCTTATATACTGAGAAAAAGGTcaaaatattgaataaaaagGACGGTGATACACAGTGGGAGAAGGGAGAGCACTGGTGCTagagaaaaattaaaagatgCAGAAGCATAACCCTACATACATTCTCCTCTATGATCCTTAACAGTGAAAGCCACTGTCTTAGCTTCACGAATTCGTATGGAATCAGAAAAACCTGAGGCAACCTTCAGGCCAAGCCGGAATTTGCGGCTCCGTATCCAGCTTGAATTATCAGTAAAGGTCAGTTCCCCTAATGTTCCAACTCCTTCCTTGAGTGTCACTTGCAGGTCCCCAGTTAATAAAGGTCTCTTTCCCTCACGTTCTTTTACCACATGGCTTTCAAAATGATCTTGGGTCCAatcttcatcatcttcattGTTAAAATCACCTTCAAGGACAACAACATCAAGCTTCACAGAGGATTCAGGTCCAGATGTTACAACGCTTCCACTATTGGAATCAATCAGAACAACATGTATTGGAGCCCCCTGCTCGCCTTCTACTTTTCCTCCTGTGAAGAGGGGAAGAGACAGCCGGGACTTAAAATGCAGCTGCAAGTTTCTACCATCAGGGCCTTCAATCATTTTAGGTGGAGACCTGGAAATATTAGactgttaaaaaaaatactaaacaaACCAAGGTACAAAATTTAAGCATAACAGATGTTATCGTGCAATTGAAGTTGTTACATGTATATATTTGAAAGGATGGACATAGTACAGcactaaaaaagaaaaacaggcAAATGGAATTATTATCATACAACTTAATGATTAGAAACACCAAATCACACAACAGTAAGCATTCTCCAATTTGGAGTACATGCCTACTTCAAGGGACAATGTAAGTCATTGGTTATTTATGTTAAGAAACTTGGGCAGTATCTCAATGCACATACTGTTTGCAAATTAATGCCTGCATGCAAGAACCTAATTAGCCGGTTAACTATATTTCTATTTTCTGCCCAAGAACAAAGCTTTATCTCtgaatttcaaatgaaaatagTTCACGTATGTACCTTAAATACTCAAAAGGCTTACTAACTACAACTCGAAGCTTGTTTAAGTTAAATATACATACGGGCACCagtaaacaaaaataaacaaaaataaataggCATGCATAACATAATGGATGCTACCACTACCACCAAACAACACTGTTGTCACATTTAATCCCCCAAGAACAAGGCAGCtgaacatttttataaaaaaggaATTAATTTAACACAGTCAGACTTTCTCTATctcaaatatattaatataccCCAGTGAGTTAGAATACATTTACATCATAAGAAGCTTTATCTGCAGTGGATTTAGGAGTACCTAACTAGACGATGGAACCATATGAAATGATTTCagctaaaattataattttcgtTTCTTCATGGCTTTTGAGTAAATGAAAAAACCAGTAAGGTGATAGAAACTGGTTCAGATTGAGCACATAAGAAATAAATTAGATTGAGAACCCTGATTCCCAAACCTGGCCCCATTGCGATTTCAAAATCAAGAACAAGGCAAAGACAACAAAATGAATACTCCTGGACTTTGATAAGTCCAAGTTTCTCCCAATTCCTTAACAAATTCCCACACAATAAATGACTCCCCTCTCAAGCTCTCTTCCTATTAACATACATCTTCAACCACTCAATTCAATAATCGAGTAACACAGTAAATGACTTACTGAACCCTAACTAACTGACTGATAGACCTACCAAATAAATTGATAAGAACCTTGAGAAAACCACACTACAAAAGCTAGTAGTTCTGCTGTTGTAGTTGTAAATCCCAAGGCTTTATCCCACACTTCTAATGTGGGACTCAAGTTCAATAACTTGAAATTGGATCTTAACATCCCACCAGACTCTTCAGTCACAGAACTGGCAACCATGCAGGCTGACTTGCACTGGTCCTTTGACTAGTTCCAAGTGAACATTACAATGTTAGCATCAGCACCCATGTTGCTCATTTCCAGTTAGGAGACATGGTGGGAGGTTCTGATACCAATTGATAAAGACATTGAAAGAACCACACTGTAAAAGCTAGTTGTTGTATTGTAGCTGGATATAAACCATACGATAGAATCTCATACTTCAAATGTGGAACTCAAACCCCACACTTCACAATTGGGTCCTAAAATCTTAGGAAGATAAAATTGTGATGAATTTTATTAGAGTTTAACACTAGAATCTATAGCCATAGACTCCCTACCACATTATATTTTGAGATAAGCTTAGTTTCGTAGTTTTATAGTTAATTGGTCTCCTTTGAGAGAATTCTTAACCCTCTGacacattttcttttcttttccacTCATTTGTTATCCTaaccaaacaaaaaataaagcaatcttccttatttttaaaacaccagccagaaaaaaaaaacttttgaaatgAGTTTAATCATATATACAGTCATTTTCTTTCTTATGGCACACCACCACCATTGTTATAGAATGCAGTCATCCGTCACAAGATAACTTCCAGATAGCATATCTTTTTCACCCAAAAACCAAGAAAATTGTTACTTAAAAAGCACCCAATTTATAATGAGAAATCCAAATCTGCTAGAAAAGGAAGGGTTCAAAACTAAAAGGTAAACAATgaaatgataattattatttcttcaTTGTCCGATTATAGTTATAATTCAAGGGATAGAATGAAAACTACAACATCTTCAAATTAATTTCCAAAATTTGTAAAGAATTTCTTAAACCTTCCACCAATTCTTGCAGGACCTAACTTTGCCAAAGCACGCTCCACCTCTTCACTCACCTGCTCACATCAGCATTACTGAATCAATTAAGAACTAAATGCTGAAACTTATAggtataacaaaataaaaatcttaacagCATAATTTCTTCAATGAATACAAAGTTGTTAAATTTTTCAATGATGCGCCACCAAACACATGTCTTCACACAAATGCTCCAATTAATATCGCATAccagaaaaaagaagaaaaaagatggACTTAGATGGAACATTGAAATCAAAATGTCTGTGCGATATACTATATACTGGCATGCTGTAAACAACATAGTTATTGATCTTTTGAGGAAGGAACATAAATCAAAACAGAGGTGACCTTTCAAGGAACGGTAACAAAATGAGGGATTTTAAAGTTTTATGtttctgaagaaaaaaaaaagacattagAAAATAGGGAAGAAATCACAATTATACCCTAAAGCCCTAAACAATGTTGCTTGAAGGGTAAAAATGGATTATTGAAGCCTTTATTACAGTAGCACAGCTAGCACGCAAAAAGGCACTATTTTTGCCACAGTGACTGCTGTTGAAAACTACTACTCCACTAGTTGAATGCCATAGCAGCTCAGGCCACTCCAATCTGTTACACCACTGTAGCACGCTACTATGGTGAGCAATAGGTCTTCTTAAGCAAGCAAGAATAGTATACATTTTAATTCTTTCATTTAAAGAATAAGACATTTTACTAATAGGTAGAAGAATGTCCACAGTCAAGTAAAAGTACTCCAACACTCTCGATAAGCATATCAGATAACTCGAATTTTAAGAATTGCTGTAATTTGTACAAAATGGCTTCTAGTTGGAGTAAAAGGAAAAATAACTTCGTTGAATGTATAGCCCCTGTGCCCCCAACCAAAAATTAAACATGTCAAAAAGAAAAGTATATAACAAAAAATAGGTTGAGAAAGTAATGTGAAAAGCCAACTGTCTTACAACTCTACGTAGAATAGGCTCTAAAGATGAGCAAAGCTTCTGCAAACTGTCCACCTTAAGAGCTTCGACAATTACACTGCATAATACATGACAACCAATTATAAGAAACTACCAAAAAATATAATCTAAATTATAAACATGTAGCATATGCAttatgattaataaaaaataaaatcttgtTTAGCTTAACAGATAAGTTTgtacatatatacatacatacaaacataatatatatatacacacacacacacataaaTATTCATTTCCTTGAAATAAACACACATTTCATTTGCTATTAAGTTACTGAATACTCATTTGATCATCTCATCATAACTCTAAAAAAAGCTTTGAGGGTGCATTTGAGGAAACAAAAACAGTCATTAACAAACAACAGAAAACATGAAAGATAAGCAAAAAGTGAGGggagattttgaatttttaacagACAATGAGTGTAGATTATGCAGTGAGAGATACTTCCCACTTATGCCCTTCATAATATCAGACCAAGAACCTCCACTGCCAGGGAAGCAAGTTTCAACAGTTTTTGAAGAGTTGACAATACATTTTATAGAGCATAAGCAAAGATATACAATCTCTGAAGTCACAATATTTGCTATTTTCCAAGTCAAAAACCTTTTACAAGAGAATTTTGATTAAAGAAGAAAgaattttaaagaagaaaaattctGAGATACACAATCAAATATTAAGAATTCCTCCTTACAgaaaaagagtagaaaaaacagaaagcataaaaaatcaaattaactaACTGTTTCAACCTTATTTAACTATGCTTGGCCATTCAAATAACTGTTTTGACCACTACGACAATTTGGATATTTCCGAAAGAATCTTTTAAATATATGGCACAATGATACtcaaaatggaatcaaaaccacCAAGAAGAAAATTTTCGCATGAGCCACTAAAGTGAAAAGATGAAACCGGGCTGTCTCAAACACTGGTAACAAGTAATATTCCATCCCAAAACGACAATTGATGACAAAAAGATATCCACAATCATCCAACTCAAGTAGCAAAATTAAGTTAGGGGTAGAAAATTAGGAATATTGTGATATATTTAACcaacatgaaaaatatcttccgAAGTAAGCATATTGTACGATTACAGTGACATCGACATTCCTTTCACTTGCTTCCAACTGGGAATCAGTACTAAAACACCATACATGTTTAAGTAGAACTAGCACTCATCCCGCCGCCCAAAAATAGTGACCAAGTCAGCAGAATTAAAATCCCCCACCCCCAAATTTATTATAAGGTGGTTTACATAGGAATTTAAAGAAGCACGAATGAAGTTAATGAGCAATTAATTTACCTGGCGAGAGCAGGCCTCTTTCGTTCAGGCTGATCATCTTCTCCACCCTCCAGGCTCCTTTTCCCCATACTAATTGCGTCGGTAGACGGCTTCTTCTGCATTTACACTCTCTCCTTCAACAATAACCTAAATCACCAACTCCAAAACCACAAAACGTCATCACTATCAcctacactaaaaaaattaacaagcAACAAAACCCTAGATGCTACAGCACCCAAAAAGAAGAAACTCGCAACAGATCTAGAACACAAGAACAAAACAAATTAAACTCGAATTCCATGAAATACATACAAATTGCACACGTGCGTAACCCAAATATAAACCTCTGACAGCGAATTTTAGGAAAACAGCTGGAAACGAAGAGAACGcactagagagagagagaaaacgTGATTGATTTGGTGGAGttgaaaaattgaataaaagagATATAGCAGAGTGAAAAATAAAGCAAGAAAACGAAGGTTTCAGTACCTGAGAGAATAGTTGAGAGTATTTGGtgagagaagagaagaagagagaATTGCACGAAGGAGTTTTTGTTTGGCCTTAGTTGCAAGTCCAACAGTTTCAGTTCATTCGTATAGTTACGGTCTACTCTGGCGACTTTCAACTTGTAATCGCCTATTTTTGAGGACCAATGTTCCTTACTAATTGACGGTTATGATGATCTTAATGTTGTATTTAACGATGATGGCCTTCTTGCGTGGTTTTAATGATTGGTAGTTTGGGACAGTACTATGTTTGTGTGTTTTTATCGCTGGTTGTAATTTATTTAGGATGACCCTTGTCGTTTAAGGGAAAACCAAAGGTTGAATCGTGGCCGTGTGTTTGGTGATGAGATTAGAAGAGAAGAGGAAAGGAGCAATTACTGCGTCACTGCAGACAGCATGTACTCTCCGATCACGTCACTGGCTGACCAACACCTAACATCATCACTCCACTTTTGTTGTGGTTAACAGCATTCCACAACATCCACTTGTATTAaggaatttttattattattattgttattgttttaataaaaattgctaaattttaaattaatgtccTATGGcatattttatttgaactgtATTTGTCATAGGCATTTCAGAGAAgatacaaaatattatatttttctaatttccATATGTTTAAATTGATAACGTTAATTCTTCTAGAAAATATGTAAATTTATAGCATGTTTGACATATTTTCCTCAATTTCATCTGTTTCGGAATAAgaatttgtttataaaataatttagaaatctcatgaaaaataaataaaaaagttaattaatttgaaaatttgtgactaataattatttaaataactttCTCTTTCAGtttcatacatttttttaatttaaaagctttttttatttaaaaataataataattttataatcacTTATCAGCAAACTTatgaaaaaattgattaaaattttatttataattgattattcaaATAACTTAATTTTCACAACTATCCTAAATCCGTCTCTTACTTTGTCTTTCCACTTTATAAATTATAGCAATACAAAAAGTTACAAAATATTAAGttcaaatatataataaaactacATATTGTTAAAGTCAAAGACTtatatttatcaattaaaaaatagaaggaGTAGAAAATAAATTTGACTAAAAATACTATTTTCATTATTTGAACTATAAGGTTACTAGTTAGTGTGCTTAAGATActgattaaaaaagaaaaagaaaacatgtatttcgtatttttaaaaaaataataattcatgtGAGACAGTGGCTGACCTTTGTCTTTATGTTAGTGAAACTGAAacgataaatattttttttttgcagtgtAAGGATAAGAAGAAATTAATAATTCAAGACCAGGCTGGTATGGATAAATTGAGAGAGGGTTTGGTTTTGCAATTGATTAATCCTTATTTATAAACTTTAAATCCAAAATTGAGGTTTATGGGAAGTAAGAAggtgatggtgattcagaaaaGGGGTGGTGTAAGAAAAGTGAGGTGGGCCAATTTGAAAGCTGTTACTCCCAGCTCCACCAACATTGTCAAACGcctttcaataaattaataattccGGACTGTTTATTCTTACAACTTTATTGTTGTTATTAGTTATTAGGCAATTGTTTCATGCACCTAATCAATTTTGACTGGCACccaacaaaaattttaaaattccatTTTGTTCTTGTCTTCTTTATTAAGAAAAATGGTGAAAACTGGATATTGGCCTCCAGATGCACAAGTATGAAAGGGATTGTTGTTCATTCCAGATATAGAAATCTGtgtaaaaaattaagattttcaatttaatattttcaatttaatatttCGAACATATATATCCGTAAGATAAAGATGAATTCCAAACGTAAATGACCGTAAGTGGAAAATGGATTCTGGATAAATTTATCCAAATATAAGCAGTGCAGTGCAAACAAGCTTACTTCCGAACATAGACATCCACAGTAAAAAAATCACACTTCCGGATACCACAAATATGGAACCAACAAAATGATGTCTGGATAACCATATTCGTAGGTCATTAAGCAATTCCGACTAAAAATATCCGGAACGCCTAGGTAAAGAGAAAACTAATCATAATGTGTGTCGTCTTCTTCGGTGACTTTGTTTTTCCGGTGGCTTCGTTGTTTGTCGCCGTCTAACTTCCTCACAGATGATGCCGCTTCAATCACCACAACAGTAGACGTCGCTCCTTAGTGAAGGTGAAGCGTCACTGCCTCCGTGAACGCAGAATGCTGCCACAGAGAGAACGCGCACAAAGAAGAATGAAAATGACGGTGGGTGGTTGTTGTGTATGTGTTGGGTGCTTGGATTGGGTGTCTGGATTGGGTGCACATCCTTAAcctaattttcatttcattaaatatattttagtctTTTCATAAGGAAGATTGGGTGCCGGTCAAAATTGATTGGGTGTAAGAAGAATCTTCCTAGTTATTATTGTGGCACTTGTTAATTatctaaaaatatgtttttgtctttcagtaagaaattaaaaaaaaactttaaattccACACATTTCACCTTCtctcttcttctcttttttttttttcccgCATCAACCCCAAGCATCCCAGGCACCCCAGCATTGTGCTTGTTcaagttttctttttgtttctttatgCCATTTGGGTGCGGTGATACTGTATTATTGGAAAAGATTGGTATTTTCACTCTTCTTTTGTATTGATTTGTTACTGATTTAAatgcagtttttttttaaatacatttaaaattatataattcaagaattatttttaaatttagaaaagatttctaaattatgtaatttatgatttttatattatataatttataatatagtttTTTATGAAAGTATGTTCTAGATCTCTGAAAAAACCTTTCAGATTATAATacgaaatgttttttttttccaaaatattatttttaatttaaaaaatattttttagatcaTAAATTGGTTTCAAGATTacgaaatttataaatttttaatctaaaagatatataaacatttcaaaatcaagtttCTCCCGTAGTCTAAAaccaattcttaaaaaaataaaatcatctaTCTGCTCTAAAAATGAAGATCAATCGAGATCACACATGTTTAtaatttaatgttaaaaaataaaactcaatCAATTTATAGATGCCCCAACTACAAGGATCTGGGCCTATATACACATCAATTTGGAAATTAcgaaatttgaaaacaaaagcATTACTTTTTGCTTGTAATAATTATCTGATGATAAAACGCCATGTCACAAAAATCTAATCGAGCATGCAAAATATCTTATCATCATTCGACGCGTCATTGTTATTCTTGCaacaaaaaaagataaattatacTTTAACAAAAACTGACTCCTCTTTTATAAAACGcttttaaaagaatattttgtATCATCTTATCTTATATTCCCCAATCCATAAAATTATTTGTCAATATGTAAAGCTTTTGTTAATCCACATTCTTTACAAAATACCTACTTATATTTCTTCAGTccaaaataataacaaaatatttatttattttgaaaaaaattgtgaaattgaGAAACGGTTTCATTCAGATCCTCAAATGAAAATTAGTCACACCTGTgacaaagttaaaaaaaaattaaaaatatttattgaatataacattaaataatagatatttaataaaaaaaatgggtttataatattttgttacaTTCAGATAAAACATCACAAAATAAATATCTTAAGTGGTGTTTAAGTTATACTGGTTTTGTTTTCAGTTAACATAATTTacttacaattaaaaaaatactgtCTTTATTCAAGAAAACTGAaagaaaatgattaaaaaaaactgaCTTTAACCATTTTATTCATAACATCTTAGAAATAAGAGGGGAGTTGATAATAAgattatatttttgaattcataaataaaatacaactgaaaattgaaaaaacaagCCAATTGAAACCCTTGCATTTACAACTCATCCCTGTCCCCAAACGGGAATAAACTTACCTAAACTTCGTAGCAGGAATCTTAGACTTGTCCGCTTGGCAACTCATTGTTCTCAATTCTTACATCCGTAAAATTCTTCAAGTTGCCGATGAAGTTTGATCAGCAATTGATTGCAAATTTCTGGAGATGTGCAGGGTCCACACAAGAGATAAATGACGTTACCCAGAGGCCTCATGTATATACCATCTTCCCTAAGCTTCTCAATAAGTGGTCTTGCATATAACGATCCATACCTGTGTACAACTTTATTTATAAGAAAACCTCATGAAGGATCAAATGCACGTTGTTTCCTTCTCTCTAATTAGATAAGAGCTAAAAAAATTAGTGatttatttctacatttgacCAGCAAAAATTTACCAGTTTTCGTAACAAAACAATAACttgaaaataagaaaactaCAGGTAACAGAAGGATGCATGACCAATTATTATAAACAATGGATTGTAGTTCACAGCCCTCGTTAAGTCTGGCATATCTTAGTACCAACACATATTTTGTCGATCTACACGTTAAAATCAAACCCATATTTCTCGAGAACTTCTTTTTACCTCTTGTTATAATTTTTTGGGGCAATTCAATATCATAACTATCAAAACTACAGTGGTAGCAAAGCAGAATCTACACTTCTAGATACCACTTGCAATTGTCCCTTCATTCGAAACATACGAACTTTTGCATGACATATAATGCTCATTAAGTTTTTCCAACAAAGGAATTCAGGtgcacaaaaatattaaaaagggAAAAGGATGAAGTTGACAAATTTATACCCGGCACTAGCGCCTTCTCCTTTTAACTCCAAAACAAACAAAGTTCCCAAAGTCACTACTCTTTGAATTGCTGGGTGTGAAGAAATCCGGCAAACCATTTTATCATCCCACAACTGCAAAAACACAATGAAAGTTTGATCAAATGAACATTAAACATTAATCTATATAACACACTTTATCAAGGCAGCCGGCAGCCATATAGAATTTAATATGAAAAGCTTCCAACACTAATTTGGCCAAGTCCCATAATTATTGGAACAAACCACGTCAAATGTCTattgaaactaaaataaaaaaacttacaaaACTAAAACTGATGGGCAGATGAAGGTTGAGTCCACCCTGACTATGGTGAGCTAGTCCGGCCCTGTCCATTTTTGGTTATGGCATGACAAACCAAAAAGGGCAGGTTAGTTGTTTTGTCACTCCTAATTACGGTtaccatatattttttatttaaatgttgaattatttcaattcattttgtttatttatatgtttCTCCTGTCTTGATAAGATTAACACATCACGGGtttatttgcttgtccaatTCTATAATTAACAAAAACATAGACGCACTCACACAAATGCAGAAATACAAGATATATGGTAAGAACAAGTCAACAACATATGCTTGTTTTCATTAGATCACAAGAAATGCATTAGGAATATGGTTGGTGTATTATGATCCATAGACATATACCCTTGAAAAATATTACAACAAAATATGGATTAAAAGTAATCATACCTCCCTTAGTAATCTTCCTTCAGAAGTGATATTAGAGTTGGAACAAGGGTCTTTAAACCATTGGATTGACTTAACAGCAGCAGCGCAGCCCATAGCATGCGCAGAATAAGAATGTCCATGCAAAAGGGCCTTGAGCTAACCAAAGCAAGAGTATAATTTATCATGTCATCAAAATACTGTCCAGGAACTTTGCTTCGTATGAACACAATACTAGTAGGACAAAATAATGAGCAGACTAATAAGAATCTGGACTTTTATTAGAAAGAATAAGGGACTT encodes:
- the LOC137807352 gene encoding calmodulin-binding protein 60 B isoform X1; translated protein: MQKKPSTDAISMGKRSLEGGEDDQPERKRPALASVIVEALKVDSLQKLCSSLEPILRRVVSEEVERALAKLGPARIGGRSPPKMIEGPDGRNLQLHFKSRLSLPLFTGGKVEGEQGAPIHVVLIDSNSGSVVTSGPESSVKLDVVVLEGDFNNEDDEDWTQDHFESHVVKEREGKRPLLTGDLQVTLKEGVGTLGELTFTDNSSWIRSRKFRLGLKVASGFSDSIRIREAKTVAFTVKDHRGELYKKHYPPALTDEVWRLEKIGKDGSFHKKLNIAGIVSVEDFLRLVVKNQQKLRNILGSGMSNKMWEALLEHAKTCVLSGKLYVYYPEDARNVGVIFNNIYELRGLISGEQFFSADSLTDTQKVYVDSLVKKAYENWEQVVDYDGKSLVNGNQNNRSIASENELRVESIDYGSGLDHQLQLPGLPVSVPSEQQMNSGMSVGGYNDSVVTRYPTQSLVSNSNSRSQFDGSLYLSNDQLISNTHQTPNTRNDHGTVGLALGPPQSSTSGFHAGSSSIQPSTLNPFDDWSHNRDKGVDEFFSEEEIRLRSHEMLENEDMQHLLRLFSMGGGHGSMSVEDGYSFPTFMPSPNVPNYDEDRSRPGRAVVGWLKIKAAMRWGFFIRKIAAEKRAQIEELDE
- the LOC137807352 gene encoding calmodulin-binding protein 60 B isoform X2; its protein translation is MIEGPDGRNLQLHFKSRLSLPLFTGGKVEGEQGAPIHVVLIDSNSGSVVTSGPESSVKLDVVVLEGDFNNEDDEDWTQDHFESHVVKEREGKRPLLTGDLQVTLKEGVGTLGELTFTDNSSWIRSRKFRLGLKVASGFSDSIRIREAKTVAFTVKDHRGELYKKHYPPALTDEVWRLEKIGKDGSFHKKLNIAGIVSVEDFLRLVVKNQQKLRNILGSGMSNKMWEALLEHAKTCVLSGKLYVYYPEDARNVGVIFNNIYELRGLISGEQFFSADSLTDTQKVYVDSLVKKAYENWEQVVDYDGKSLVNGNQNNRSIASENELRVESIDYGSGLDHQLQLPGLPVSVPSEQQMNSGMSVGGYNDSVVTRYPTQSLVSNSNSRSQFDGSLYLSNDQLISNTHQTPNTRNDHGTVGLALGPPQSSTSGFHAGSSSIQPSTLNPFDDWSHNRDKGVDEFFSEEEIRLRSHEMLENEDMQHLLRLFSMGGGHGSMSVEDGYSFPTFMPSPNVPNYDEDRSRPGRAVVGWLKIKAAMRWGFFIRKIAAEKRAQIEELDE